One genomic region from Candidatus Xiphinematobacter sp. encodes:
- the lepB gene encoding signal peptidase I, giving the protein MLFFFTPRYIKKARRRLCVVYKALRYQKDLLTPRQLRRLREDILQLQAAIRQGEKNSVIFSMQALEKYTLQVMPRRNYAGWRENVEMILVAVVLAASIRAYFLQPFKIPSGSMQPTLFGIVGQPSPSPPPPLPARILEFIVYGRSYLNVIAQFDETILHIEEHRFLNFFTFTQLKGTKHTYWTFAPSSTLYSCFGVSEGRFYRHGQAIARGMVTSGDQLFVDKLGYHFTSPRRGDIFVFRTLNIPKIRSRRLEHAAFEHYIKRLVGVPGDTLRIDSPLLFVNGQVALEARLRQVMSCENGFQGYANVPSSLYLATPQETFTVPPNSYFALGDNSYNSSDSREWGVVPRGSVVGRALFILWPFSSRWGWIH; this is encoded by the coding sequence ATGCTTTTTTTCTTCACCCCTCGTTATATTAAGAAAGCAAGGCGGAGGCTATGCGTGGTTTACAAGGCACTGCGCTATCAGAAGGATCTGCTTACTCCTAGGCAACTGCGAAGGCTAAGGGAGGACATTCTTCAACTACAGGCGGCAATACGACAGGGAGAAAAAAATAGCGTCATTTTTTCCATGCAGGCCCTAGAGAAATACACTCTCCAAGTAATGCCGCGGCGTAACTACGCAGGCTGGCGTGAGAACGTAGAAATGATTCTAGTGGCTGTCGTTCTAGCGGCCAGCATACGAGCGTATTTCCTCCAGCCATTTAAAATTCCTAGCGGTTCCATGCAACCTACCCTCTTTGGAATTGTAGGACAACCTTCCCCTAGTCCTCCACCTCCCCTACCTGCTCGAATCCTAGAGTTCATTGTGTATGGACGCTCATATCTTAATGTTATCGCCCAGTTTGATGAGACCATCCTCCACATAGAGGAACACCGGTTCCTCAACTTTTTTACTTTTACACAGCTCAAGGGAACCAAGCATACCTACTGGACTTTTGCTCCATCTTCCACGCTTTATTCTTGCTTCGGTGTAAGTGAGGGACGCTTCTACAGGCATGGACAAGCCATTGCTCGTGGTATGGTAACATCAGGTGACCAGTTGTTTGTAGACAAACTTGGGTACCATTTCACCTCTCCTAGGCGAGGTGATATTTTTGTATTTAGGACGCTAAACATCCCAAAAATCCGGTCTCGACGCCTGGAGCACGCTGCCTTCGAGCATTATATAAAACGCCTGGTAGGAGTTCCAGGCGATACCCTGCGTATTGATTCCCCTCTTCTCTTTGTTAACGGGCAAGTAGCCCTCGAAGCTAGACTACGGCAGGTGATGAGTTGCGAAAACGGATTTCAAGGATATGCAAACGTCCCCTCCTCTCTGTATCTTGCTACACCACAGGAAACCTTTACCGTACCCCCCAATAGTTACTTTGCGCTGGGAGACAACAGCTACAATTCCAGTGATAGTCGGGAGTGGGGGGTTGTCCCACGGGGAAGCGTAGTAGGTCGAGCCCTGTTTATTCTGTGGCCGTTTAGCTCACGATGGGGATGGATCCATTAA